ACGAGAAAGAAATCCCGGTGAAACGCACTTCCGGCGGAAACGCCCGGACCATCACGTACGGCACCGCACCCACTACACCCACGCACAATCCCACCAACCCGTAGAGCGCAAAAAGATGCTCCGCCGAAGTGCCCGCCAGGTGATAGAACGCCCAGCTCGACGCCGCCAGCAGCAGGCTGCCGACGATAAACGTCCGGCTGGCACCAAACTTATCAGCGGATAACCCCGCCAACAGGCAGCCCACGCACAGCATAATGGTAGCGATACTGTTGGCCTGCAACGTCAGCGCAGGCGCGAAACCGTAATGCTTTTGCAGCCACACCGGTGACATCAGAATCACCACGACAATTCCCGCCGACAACAGCCAGGTCAGCAGCATCGAAATGACGACCGATTTCTGATGTTTCATCACCACCGATTTCACCGGCAGCTCTTGTGCCAGCTGCTTACGCTGCTGCATTTCGAGGAAAATCGGCGTCTCCTGTAACCAGCGGCGCAAATACATCGCCACCAGGCCAAACGCCCCGCCGAGCAGGAACGGAATACGCCAGCCGCCGTCGTGAATCACCTGCGCCGTCATGCTGGTGTTGATCAACGTCGCCACCACCGAACCCAGCAGAATGCCCACCGTCAGCCCGGCGGTCAGCGTGCCGCAGGCAATGCCGATGCGCTGCGCAGGCACGTGTTCGGCAACGAAAACCCAGGCTCCCGGTACCTCTCCGCCAATGGCAGCGCCCTGAAGCACGCGCATCAGCAACAGCAACAACGGCGCGGCAATGCCTACCGAGGCGTAAGTCGGCAGCAGGCCGATAAGCAGCGTCGGCACCGCCATAAGAAGAATACTGAGGGTGAACATTTTCTTACGCCCAACCAGATCGCCAAAGTGCGCCATGACGATGCCACCCAGCGGACGCGCCAGATAGCCTGCGGCAAATATGCCGAAGGTCTGCACCTGGCGCAGCCATTCAGGAATATCTGCAGGGAAGAAGAGCTCGCCGACCACGGCGGCAAAGAAGACGAAAATGATGAAATCGTAAAACTCCAGCGCGCCACCGAGGGCAGCCAGCGTCAGCGTTTTATAATCCTGTCGGTTCAGAGGTCTTGCGTGATGTGACATAGCGGGCCATTTGTTGTAATTGATTTACAGCTATCGTAAAGAAAAAATTACTATACCGTAAATCTGCGGTCAATCGATGGCCCGCGAAAGTTATACTGGAAAAGAGTTATCTTTAGGAGATTGTGTCGCGGCGCGCACTTTTAGGACGAAATGCGTCGACGACCTGCGGGTCAGTTTCCACATACGGCCCCTCAAGCAACTGTACACAATACGGTACACTGGCGAAAATACCGTGCACCAGCACCTTCCCTGCGTCGTCTTTCACGCCTTCCAGCGTTTCCTGGATGGATTTCGGCTGGCCTGGCAGATTCAGGATTAACGCCTGTTTGCGGATCACGCCGACCTGGCGCGAAAGGATAGCCGTCGGCACAAAGTGCAGGCTTATCTGGCGCATCTGTTCGCCAAAGCCTGGCATTTCACGGTCGGCAATCGCCAGTGTCGCGTCCGGCGTGACGTCGCGGCGCGCAGGGCCAGTTCCCCCCGTGGTCAACACCAAATGGCAGCTCATTTCATCCACCAGCTCGCACAGCGTCTGCTCGATGATGATCTGTTCGTCTGGGATCAGACGGGTTTGCAGTTCGAAAGGGGTCGTCAGTGCGCGGGCCAGCCAGGCTTCCAGTGCCGGAATGCCTTTATCCTGGTAAACGCCGCTTGAAGCGCGATCGGAGATGGAGACAAGGCCAATGCGAAGAGTGTTCATATCAATTCCGTTAAAAAATGCGGTTAAGCGGAATGATACACGCGGAAGGGAAACTGAGACAAATAACGCGAGGAAGATGTGACCGGAAGCCCGGTCACATCTGAAATGATTACAGCAGGTCGCCGATCATTTTTTCCAGTTTTTCCTGGTCGATAGCAAACTTACGGATACCGTCCGCCAGTTTGTCTACTGCCATCGGATCCTGGTTGTGCTGCCACAGGAACTGGGATTCAGTGATACGTTCTGGACGCGCTTTCACTTCACCGGTGTAAACCAGTTTACGTTCGATTGCGCCTTCCGCTTCAGCCAGCTCTTTCAGCAGTGGTGGAGCGATGGTCAGACGGTCACAGCCAGCCAGTTCCAGGATTTCGCCCACGTTACGGAAGCTTGCACCCATCACGACAGTTTCGTAGCCGTGCTGTTTGTAGTAGCTGTAGATTTCAGACACAGAAACCACGCCTGGATCTTCAGCCGGTGCGTACTCTTTCTTGTCGGTGTTGGATTTGTACCAGTCGAGGATACGGCCAACAAACGGAGAAATCAGGAACACGCCCGCTTCTGCACACGCACGCGCCTGAGCAAAGGAGAACAGCAGGGTCAGGTTACAGTTGATGCCTTCTTTTTCCAGCTGCTCAGCGGCACGGATGCCCTGCCAGGTGGACGCGAGTTTGATAAGGATACGGTCGTTGCTGATGCCAGCATCGTTGTACAGCTTGATCAGGTGTTTCGCTTTGGCGATGGAGCCTTCGGTGTCGTAAGACAGGCGCGCATCCACTTCGGTAGAGATACGGCCAGGGATCAGTTTCAGGATCTCCAGACCGATGTTTACCGCCAGTTTATCGGTCGCATCGACAACCTGCTGCTCACGGTTGCTGCTCTGGCTTTTCGCCCAGGCAATCGCTTCGTCAATCAGCTTGCGGTATTCAGGGATTTGGGCAGCGCCGAGGATCAGAGAAGGGTTGGTTGTCGCATCCTGAGGCTGATACAGCTTCATTGCCGCGATGTCTCCGGTGTCAGCCACTACGGTTGTGTACTGACGCAGGGAGGTCAATTTATCCGTCATGATAGTGTTTCTCTTTAAACAGCTGTTAGGGGGATGTAAACCGTTCTGACTCGATAATATCACGCCCCGTTTTCAGCGCAACCGCAGACGGTCCATGAGCGCAGAGTATGATAAACTCAATATATTCATGGCCTATCCGATAATGGATTATCTCTTAATGGTAGCGCTTACAGTTGTCTCCGGCATCGACTAAGGGACGTTAAATGCCTGAATTCCTATCATTTATCAACGAAATACTCTGGGGCTCGGTAATGATTTACCTGCTGCTCGGCGCCGGAGTGTGGTTCACATGGCGAACGGGTTATATCCAGTTTCGCTATCTTCGCCAGTTTGGCAAAAGTCTTAAAAGCAGCCTTACGCCTCAGTCAGGCGGCCTGACCTCGTTCCAGGCACTGTGCACCAGCCTTGCGGCTCGCGTCGGCAGCGGCAACCTTGCCGGCGTCGCCATTGCACTGACCGCAGGCGGCCCCGGCGCTGTCTTCTGGATGTGGGTTTCCGCCATCATCGGCATGGCGAGCAGTTTCGCCGAATGCTCTCTGGCGCAGCTCTACAAAGAGCGCGATGCCGAAGGGCAATTTCGCGGCGGACCGGCGTGGTATATGTCCCGCGGGCTGGGCATGCGCTGGATGGGCGTCATGTTCTCCGTGTTTCTGCTGCTGGCGTACGGCCTGATTTTCAACACCGTCCAGGCGAACTCCGTCGCTAATGCCATGCATTATGCGTTTCATTTGCCTGAACTTATGACCGGTCTGGTGTTGGTCGCTTGCATCCTGGTGACGGTGATGCGCGGCCTGCGCGGCGTCGCGAAATTGATGCAGTGGCTGGTGCCGGTAATGGCGCTGCTGTGGGTCGCCGCCAGTGTGTTCATTAGCCTTTGGCACTTCACTGAAATTCCAAAAGTGTTTGAAACTATCATCCGCAGCGCGTTTGGCTGGCAGGAAGCTGCCGCCGGTGCGGTGGGTTATACCATCAGCCAGGCGATAACCAGCGGCTTCCAGCGCGGCATGTTTTCCAACGAAGCCGGCATGGGCTCGACGCCTAATGCCGCTGCTGCTGCGGCTTCATGGCCTCCGCATCCTGCTGCGCAGGGTATCGTGCAGATGATCGGCGTGCTGGTTGATACGCTGGTGATTTGTACCGCCACGGCAATGGTTGTGCTGCTCGCCGGGAAGACGTCCCCTCAAGGCTCACTCGACGGCATCCAGCTGGTGCAAAACGCGGTGGCGTCTTTAGCCGGTAGCTGGGGCGCGGGGTTTGTGGCGGGGATCGTGCTGCTGTTCTCCTTCAGCTCGATCGTGGCCAACTATATCTACGCTGAAAATAATCTGATTTACCTGAAGCTGAACAGCCCGCTTAACGTCTGGCTTCTGCGCGGGGTGACCCTGATGATGGTGATGCTGGGCACGATGCTGAGCCTGCCGGTTGTCTGGCAGCTCGCCGATATCATCATGGCGCTGATGGCCATCACCAACCTGACCGCTATTATGCTGCTTTCCCCGGTGGTGAAGATTATTGCCAGCGATTATCTGCGACAGCGCAAAATGGGCGTGAAACCGGTGTTCGACCCGGCGCGTTATCCGGACATTGAACAGCAGCTGGCGCCAGGAAGCTGGGATGATGTGCCTCGCCAATAGCAGCTATCGATCCTTTCCCGGGCGTTTTTTGCTAAAGTCACGGAAAAATGCCCGCAAGGACTGATTATGCTGATTCTGATTTCACCTGCTAAAACGCTCGATTACCAGAGCGACCTGCCAACGGCGCGCTACACCCATCCGGAACTGCTGGACTATTCCCAGCAGCTCATTAGCGTGGCGCGCAAGCTGTCTGCGCCGCAGATTGGCAAACTGATGAGCATCAGCGACAAGCTCGCCGACCTCAACGCCACCCGTTTTCACGACTGGCACCCGGATTTCACCCCGCAAAATGCGCGCCCGGCGATCCTCGCGTTTAAAGGCGATGTTTACACCGGACTGCAGGCGGAAGAGTTCAGCGAAGCCGATTTTGATTTCGCCCAACAGCATCTACGTATGCTCTCCGGTCTGTACGGCGTGCTGCGTCCGCTGGATTTGATGCAGCCGTATCGTCTGGAAATGGGCATTCGCCTCGAAAATGCCAAAGGCAAAGACCTCTACCATTTCTGGGGTGAGGTCATCACCCACAAACTCAACGAAGTTCTGAAGGCTCAGGGTGACGATATCGTTATCAATCTGGCCTCGGACGAATACTTCAGAGCAGTGAAGTCGAAGGTGTTAGAGGGCAAAATTATCAAGCCGGTGTTCCTGGATGAGAAAAACGGCAAGTTTAAAGTCATCAGTTTCTACGCCAAAAAAGCGCGTGGACTGATGAGCCGTTACATCATTGAAAACCGCCTGACGAAGCCAGAACAGCTGAAAGCGTTTGATAGCGAAGGGTATTTCTTTGATGAAGCCGCATCGACTGACGGCGAGCTGGTGTTTAAACGGCACGAGCAGTAAAACAAAACGCCAGCGCAATGCTGGCGTTATGTTTAGTGGTGTTTGTACTGACCATAGTGATTGCCGTTATCGTGATGCTCTTTACCGTGGTGATCGTCGTGGTGATCATGATGATCATCACGTGCACGCCAATGATTATCGTGACGCTCGTAGTGATGATTCCACCAGTCATGGTCGCGCCAGTTGCCGCCATCCCAGTAATTACCACGGTTATCCTGATCGCCAATCTGCAGTTTCACCGCCGGGACCAGAGTGATTTCAGAAGCATGTACTACCGCCGGAGCCACCAGCATCATAGAAAGTGCCAAAATTACAGGTTTTAACGTAGTCATAGGTTACTCCATTCACATCATTGCCCGTTTAGGGTCGATGAAATGAGCTTACATGTCCTGAAGCGGACTTGTTATTCTCCGCAATCCTAATATCTAAGTGCCCGCATTTATTGGGAATTTGTCCTTAATCCCTACTTATTGCCTCCCTATTTTCTCCACATTTGCCCATAAAAAAGCCGGGTCGCAAAATGCCAACCCGGCTTTATGTCCGTTCAGACAGACGTTATGCCTTTGCCATCATCAACTTACGCAGTTCTGCGAAGTCAGCTGGCAGATAATGCGATAACAGAGGCAGATCGGCGCGATCCGCCAGCTCTTTTGGCAACGGCAGCTCGGTTTCGAGGATCGATTCTACGCTTTCCTTGAATTTCGCCGGGTGCGCGGTGCCGAGGAACAGGCCATATTCCCCTGGATTGAGACGATCGCGCAGCGCGCGGTAGGCCACCGCCGCATGCGGTTCAGAGGTGTAACCCAAAGTCTGCAACTCGCGCATGGTCCCTTTGGTGGTCTCATCGTCGATAGCTGCATAGCCCAGTTCGTTCAGACGCCACACTTTGCGCCGGAACAGCTCTTCCACGCGCGGCCAGTTGTTCGGCTGGCTGACGTCCATCGCGTTAGAGAGCGTCGCCTGAGTTGGCTTCGGTGTCCAGCTGCCGTCCTGCAGGAAGCGCGGCACAGTGTCGTTGGCATTGGTCGCGGCGATAAAACGTTTCACCGGCAGGCCCAGCGATTTCGCCAGCAGGCCCGCGGTCAAATCACCAAAGTTACCGCTTGGAACGGAAATCACCAGCTGGTTGCGGGCTTCCTGAGGCAACTGCGCCACCGCTTCGAAGTAGTAGCAAATCTGCGCCAGCAGACGGCTGATGTTAATCGAGTTCGCCGAGTTCAGACCCAGCGCTACTTTCAGCTCTTCGTCATCGAAGGCCTGTTTCACCAGCGCCTGACAGGCATCGAAATCACCGTCGATAGCCACGGTTT
This DNA window, taken from Scandinavium goeteborgense, encodes the following:
- the thrC gene encoding threonine synthase, with product MKLYNLKDHNEQVSFAQAVTQGLGKNQGLFFPHDLPEFSLTEIDEMLKLDFVTRSAKILSAFIGDEIAPQELESRIRAAFAFPAPVKPVQEDVGCLELFHGPTLAFKDFGGRFMAQMLTHISGDKPVTILTATSGDTGAAVAHAFYGLKNVRVVILYPNGKISPLQEKLFCTLGGNIETVAIDGDFDACQALVKQAFDDEELKVALGLNSANSINISRLLAQICYYFEAVAQLPQEARNQLVISVPSGNFGDLTAGLLAKSLGLPVKRFIAATNANDTVPRFLQDGSWTPKPTQATLSNAMDVSQPNNWPRVEELFRRKVWRLNELGYAAIDDETTKGTMRELQTLGYTSEPHAAVAYRALRDRLNPGEYGLFLGTAHPAKFKESVESILETELPLPKELADRADLPLLSHYLPADFAELRKLMMAKA
- a CDS encoding MFS transporter, with product MSHHARPLNRQDYKTLTLAALGGALEFYDFIIFVFFAAVVGELFFPADIPEWLRQVQTFGIFAAGYLARPLGGIVMAHFGDLVGRKKMFTLSILLMAVPTLLIGLLPTYASVGIAAPLLLLLMRVLQGAAIGGEVPGAWVFVAEHVPAQRIGIACGTLTAGLTVGILLGSVVATLINTSMTAQVIHDGGWRIPFLLGGAFGLVAMYLRRWLQETPIFLEMQQRKQLAQELPVKSVVMKHQKSVVISMLLTWLLSAGIVVVILMSPVWLQKHYGFAPALTLQANSIATIMLCVGCLLAGLSADKFGASRTFIVGSLLLAASSWAFYHLAGTSAEHLFALYGLVGLCVGVVGAVPYVMVRAFPPEVRFTGISFSYNVSYAIFGGLTPIAVTLLMSVSPMAPAWYVLALSLVGLGLGLWLRQTYSAPEKASLMTR
- a CDS encoding DUF2502 domain-containing protein yields the protein MTTLKPVILALSMMLVAPAVVHASEITLVPAVKLQIGDQDNRGNYWDGGNWRDHDWWNHHYERHDNHWRARDDHHDHHDDHHGKEHHDNGNHYGQYKHH
- the mog gene encoding molybdopterin adenylyltransferase, with protein sequence MNTLRIGLVSISDRASSGVYQDKGIPALEAWLARALTTPFELQTRLIPDEQIIIEQTLCELVDEMSCHLVLTTGGTGPARRDVTPDATLAIADREMPGFGEQMRQISLHFVPTAILSRQVGVIRKQALILNLPGQPKSIQETLEGVKDDAGKVLVHGIFASVPYCVQLLEGPYVETDPQVVDAFRPKSARRDTIS
- the yaaA gene encoding peroxide stress protein YaaA, giving the protein MLILISPAKTLDYQSDLPTARYTHPELLDYSQQLISVARKLSAPQIGKLMSISDKLADLNATRFHDWHPDFTPQNARPAILAFKGDVYTGLQAEEFSEADFDFAQQHLRMLSGLYGVLRPLDLMQPYRLEMGIRLENAKGKDLYHFWGEVITHKLNEVLKAQGDDIVINLASDEYFRAVKSKVLEGKIIKPVFLDEKNGKFKVISFYAKKARGLMSRYIIENRLTKPEQLKAFDSEGYFFDEAASTDGELVFKRHEQ
- a CDS encoding alanine/glycine:cation symporter family protein; translated protein: MPEFLSFINEILWGSVMIYLLLGAGVWFTWRTGYIQFRYLRQFGKSLKSSLTPQSGGLTSFQALCTSLAARVGSGNLAGVAIALTAGGPGAVFWMWVSAIIGMASSFAECSLAQLYKERDAEGQFRGGPAWYMSRGLGMRWMGVMFSVFLLLAYGLIFNTVQANSVANAMHYAFHLPELMTGLVLVACILVTVMRGLRGVAKLMQWLVPVMALLWVAASVFISLWHFTEIPKVFETIIRSAFGWQEAAAGAVGYTISQAITSGFQRGMFSNEAGMGSTPNAAAAAASWPPHPAAQGIVQMIGVLVDTLVICTATAMVVLLAGKTSPQGSLDGIQLVQNAVASLAGSWGAGFVAGIVLLFSFSSIVANYIYAENNLIYLKLNSPLNVWLLRGVTLMMVMLGTMLSLPVVWQLADIIMALMAITNLTAIMLLSPVVKIIASDYLRQRKMGVKPVFDPARYPDIEQQLAPGSWDDVPRQ
- the tal gene encoding transaldolase, coding for MTDKLTSLRQYTTVVADTGDIAAMKLYQPQDATTNPSLILGAAQIPEYRKLIDEAIAWAKSQSSNREQQVVDATDKLAVNIGLEILKLIPGRISTEVDARLSYDTEGSIAKAKHLIKLYNDAGISNDRILIKLASTWQGIRAAEQLEKEGINCNLTLLFSFAQARACAEAGVFLISPFVGRILDWYKSNTDKKEYAPAEDPGVVSVSEIYSYYKQHGYETVVMGASFRNVGEILELAGCDRLTIAPPLLKELAEAEGAIERKLVYTGEVKARPERITESQFLWQHNQDPMAVDKLADGIRKFAIDQEKLEKMIGDLL